A genomic window from Cupriavidus basilensis includes:
- a CDS encoding hydroxymethylglutaryl-CoA lyase: MTTHIPSAPRQAVIREVGLRDGLQSIATILPTSAKREWIQAAYAAGQREIEVGSFVPAKLLPQLADTAELVDFARSLPGLFVSVLVPNLRGAQNAIASGADLMLVPLSASHAHSLANLRKTPDEVVAEVARIRAERDAAGSRTLIEGGVGTAFGCTIQGHVDPEEVLRLMQALLDAGADRVSLADTVGYADPGMVRRLFERATALAGDRFWCGHFHDTRGLGLANVHAALEAGVTRFDACLAGIGGCPHAPGASGNVATEDLAYLLGSMGFDTGIDIGRLLALRERVAGWLTNETLHGTLWRAGLPKTFPASVADAAFRLRENHGR; the protein is encoded by the coding sequence ATGACAACGCACATTCCATCGGCACCGCGCCAGGCCGTGATCCGCGAGGTCGGGCTGCGTGACGGGCTGCAAAGCATCGCCACCATCCTGCCGACTTCCGCCAAGCGCGAGTGGATCCAGGCGGCCTACGCGGCGGGCCAGCGGGAGATCGAAGTCGGCTCGTTCGTCCCGGCGAAGCTGCTGCCGCAACTTGCCGATACCGCGGAACTTGTGGACTTTGCCAGATCGCTGCCGGGGCTGTTCGTCTCGGTCCTGGTGCCGAACCTGCGGGGCGCGCAGAACGCCATCGCCAGCGGCGCGGACCTGATGCTGGTGCCGCTGTCCGCCAGCCATGCCCATAGCCTGGCCAACCTGCGCAAGACGCCCGACGAAGTCGTGGCCGAGGTCGCCAGGATCCGCGCCGAGCGTGACGCGGCCGGCTCCCGCACGCTGATCGAAGGTGGCGTGGGCACGGCCTTTGGCTGCACGATCCAGGGCCATGTGGATCCAGAGGAGGTGCTGCGGCTGATGCAGGCCCTGCTGGACGCGGGCGCCGATCGCGTGAGCCTGGCCGACACGGTGGGCTACGCCGATCCCGGCATGGTTCGCCGCCTGTTCGAACGCGCCACGGCACTGGCCGGCGACCGCTTCTGGTGCGGCCATTTCCACGACACGCGCGGGCTTGGCCTGGCCAACGTCCATGCCGCGCTGGAAGCCGGGGTGACCCGCTTCGATGCCTGTCTCGCCGGCATCGGCGGCTGCCCGCACGCGCCCGGCGCCAGCGGCAATGTCGCCACTGAAGACCTGGCCTACCTGCTGGGCAGCATGGGCTTCGATACCGGCATCGATATCGGCCGGCTGCTGGCGCTGCGCGAGCGCGTGGCCGGCTGGCTGACCAATGAAACCCTGCACGGCACGTTGTGGCGCGCCGGCCTGCCCAAGACATTTCCCGCGTCGGTTGCCGATGCGGCTTTCCGCCTGAGAGAGAACCATGGCCGCTGA
- a CDS encoding LysR family transcriptional regulator, producing MRDLDLTSLRLFAAVCETRNMARAGEQQHIVASAISKRLAQLEDTVGVTLFERRRRGVIPTAAGEILLEHARAMLAAADRVERDMADYGTGIKGQVRLLATVSCMAESLPDDIASFLQVAEHRDIRVTVEESLSRDLVRSLREGSAPLGICWDAADLEGFQTRPYRSDALAAIVHPEHPLASQPDCTFEQTLEFDHIGLPGQTAVHTMLARAAAIIGKPMAYRVVVSSFDASLRCVRAHLGLAIVPREVVEPIYASVGVRVIPLTDSWAQRRFAICMRDEASLSPAARLLVDYLEQKAAG from the coding sequence ATGCGTGATCTAGACCTCACCTCCCTGCGCCTGTTTGCTGCGGTTTGCGAGACCCGCAACATGGCGCGCGCCGGCGAGCAGCAGCACATCGTGGCTTCGGCCATCAGCAAGCGGCTGGCGCAGCTGGAAGACACGGTGGGCGTCACGCTGTTCGAGCGGCGCCGGCGCGGCGTGATCCCGACCGCGGCGGGTGAGATCCTGCTGGAGCACGCTCGCGCCATGCTGGCCGCGGCCGATCGCGTGGAGCGCGACATGGCCGACTACGGGACCGGCATCAAGGGCCAAGTCCGCTTGCTGGCCACGGTATCGTGCATGGCCGAGTCGCTGCCCGACGATATCGCGAGCTTCCTGCAGGTGGCTGAGCATCGGGACATCCGCGTCACCGTCGAGGAAAGCCTCAGCCGCGACCTCGTCCGCTCATTGCGTGAGGGATCCGCACCGTTGGGTATCTGCTGGGATGCCGCAGATCTGGAAGGATTCCAGACCCGCCCCTATCGCAGCGATGCCCTGGCGGCCATCGTGCATCCCGAGCATCCGCTCGCTAGCCAGCCGGATTGCACGTTTGAGCAAACGCTGGAATTCGACCACATCGGGCTGCCCGGGCAGACGGCTGTGCACACCATGCTCGCGCGCGCCGCGGCCATCATCGGCAAGCCGATGGCGTACCGCGTGGTGGTTTCCTCGTTCGATGCGTCCCTGCGCTGCGTGCGCGCGCATCTGGGTCTTGCCATCGTGCCGCGCGAGGTGGTCGAGCCCATTTACGCCAGCGTTGGCGTACGGGTGATCCCGCTCACCGATAGCTGGGCGCAGCGCCGCTTTGCGATCTGCATGCGCGACGAGGCAAGCCTTTCGCCGGCGGCAAGGCTGCTGGTGGACTACCTGGAACAAAAAGCGGCAGGCTGA